In Magnetospirillum sp. XM-1, a single window of DNA contains:
- a CDS encoding nitrite reductase, giving the protein MKAATWMMAALAAAWAGTAVAAEKPAHGAGEHYETSGDQLRGAPMTQPGAQPGPQLTADEFAKAKQIYFERCAGCHGVLRKGATGKPLTTDITRERGFDALKAFITYGSAAGMPNWGSSGQLSEAEVDLMAKYLLNEPPQPPEFGMDEIKGTWKLVIPADKRPTKKMNNLDLSNLFSVTLRDSGEIALIDGASKNIVSIIKTGYAVHISRISASGRYLYVIGRDAKINLIDLWMEKPETVAEIKIGMEARSVETSKFKGFEDKYAIAGAYWPPQFVIMDGNTLEPKKIVSTRGMTSDKQEYHPEPRVASIVASHYKPEFVVNVKETGLILLVDYSDIKNLKVTSIEAERFLHDGGFDASKRYFLVAANARNKIAVVDTKEDKLVGLVDVGATPHPGRGTNFVHPKFGPVWATGHLGDDSVALIGTDPKGHPKQAWTKVASLTGQGGGSLFLKTHPKSKNLWVDTTLNPDADVAASIAVFDINNLDKPAEVLPIAKWAGITDGAPRVVQPEYNKAGDEVWISVWNAKDKVSAIVVVDDKTRKLKSVIKDQRLITPTGKFNVTNTLHDVY; this is encoded by the coding sequence ATGAAGGCAGCGACTTGGATGATGGCGGCACTGGCGGCCGCCTGGGCCGGAACGGCCGTGGCGGCGGAGAAGCCCGCCCATGGTGCCGGCGAGCATTACGAAACCAGCGGCGACCAGCTCCGCGGCGCCCCCATGACCCAGCCTGGGGCCCAGCCCGGGCCGCAGCTGACCGCGGACGAGTTCGCCAAGGCCAAGCAGATCTATTTCGAGCGCTGCGCCGGCTGCCATGGCGTGCTGCGCAAGGGCGCCACCGGCAAGCCGCTGACCACCGACATCACCCGCGAGCGGGGCTTCGACGCGCTCAAGGCCTTCATCACCTACGGTTCCGCCGCCGGCATGCCCAACTGGGGTTCGTCGGGCCAGCTGTCCGAGGCCGAAGTTGACCTGATGGCCAAGTACCTGCTGAACGAGCCGCCCCAGCCGCCGGAATTCGGCATGGACGAGATCAAGGGCACCTGGAAGCTGGTGATCCCGGCCGACAAGCGTCCCACCAAGAAGATGAACAATCTGGACCTGTCGAACCTGTTCTCGGTGACGCTGCGCGATTCGGGCGAGATCGCCCTGATCGACGGCGCGTCCAAGAACATCGTCAGCATCATCAAGACCGGCTACGCGGTCCACATCTCGCGCATTTCGGCCTCGGGCCGCTATCTCTACGTCATCGGCCGCGACGCCAAGATCAACCTGATCGATCTGTGGATGGAAAAGCCCGAGACCGTGGCCGAGATCAAGATCGGCATGGAGGCCCGCTCGGTGGAGACCTCCAAGTTCAAGGGCTTCGAGGACAAGTACGCCATCGCCGGCGCCTACTGGCCGCCCCAGTTCGTGATCATGGACGGCAACACGCTCGAGCCGAAGAAGATCGTGTCGACCCGTGGCATGACCTCGGACAAGCAGGAATATCACCCCGAGCCGCGCGTCGCCTCCATCGTGGCGTCGCACTACAAGCCGGAATTCGTGGTCAACGTGAAGGAAACCGGCCTGATCCTGCTGGTGGACTATTCCGACATCAAGAACCTGAAGGTCACCTCCATCGAGGCCGAGCGGTTCTTGCATGACGGCGGCTTCGACGCCTCCAAGCGCTACTTCCTGGTGGCCGCCAACGCGCGCAACAAGATCGCCGTGGTCGACACCAAGGAAGACAAGCTGGTTGGTCTGGTCGACGTGGGTGCCACGCCGCACCCGGGCCGCGGCACCAACTTCGTCCATCCCAAGTTCGGTCCCGTCTGGGCCACCGGCCATCTGGGCGACGACAGCGTGGCGCTGATCGGCACCGATCCCAAGGGCCATCCCAAGCAGGCCTGGACCAAGGTGGCCTCGCTCACCGGCCAGGGCGGCGGCTCGCTGTTCCTGAAGACCCACCCCAAGTCCAAGAACCTGTGGGTCGACACCACCTTGAACCCCGATGCCGACGTGGCGGCCTCCATCGCCGTGTTCGACATCAACAACCTGGACAAGCCCGCCGAGGTGCTGCCCATCGCCAAGTGGGCCGGCATCACCGACGGCGCGCCCCGCGTCGTGCAGCCGGAATACAACAAGGCCGGCGACGAGGTGTGGATCTCGGTGTGGAACGCCAAGGACAAGGTCTCGGCCATCGTGGTGGTCGACGACAAGACCCGCAAGCTGAAGTCGGTGATCAAGGACCAGCGCCTGATCACGCCGACCGGCAAGTTCAACGTCACCAACACGCTTCACGACGTGTACTAG
- a CDS encoding methyl-accepting chemotaxis protein has protein sequence MRLADVRIGVRLFAGFGLMIAVTGALGLFSSLQLRSISGHTELLYRHPFTVSTALSEADGGIIAMHRAMKDLALAFEDSDIAKAEAAIDAAEGRVVKKLEAARERFLADRAVFDQLGKALAAWKPIRAEIVEMMKQGRSVEAADLTKGAAAKQAEVIQGLMASAIALAAEDAARFRERAESEQRSAGFSLLASFLACAVFGLWLAFWVTRSLTRPLEALRACMATMATGDYGVMVPGGERKDEIGAMARTLDVFAENGRQMGQLAEERRQADSRASVERRESRLALASEFEEKVTTVMTRLSEAAAEMSRAAQSMSGVATEASGQAGSAQSAAGTASDNVRQVAEAAEDLSHSIAAIERQVAASSTTTAEAVGKAERASANVAGLASAAGRIGQVVELITTIAKQTNLLALNATIEAARAGEAGKGFAVVAGEVKNLANQTARATDEISSQIAQVQAATDEAVGAIGDIVRTIGEISRAVESITQAVAEQQSATHRIADSVGRAVGGTEEVVGSVGRVSAAAAQAGDAAALVLGQADGVARRTDDLMGEVGAFIAGIRKG, from the coding sequence ATGCGTCTGGCAGATGTGAGAATCGGCGTGCGTCTGTTCGCCGGGTTCGGGCTGATGATCGCCGTCACCGGGGCGCTCGGCCTGTTTTCGAGCCTGCAGCTGCGGTCCATTTCCGGGCATACCGAGCTGCTGTACCGCCATCCCTTCACCGTCTCGACGGCCTTGTCCGAGGCCGACGGCGGCATCATCGCCATGCACCGGGCCATGAAGGACCTGGCCCTGGCCTTCGAGGACAGCGACATCGCCAAGGCCGAAGCCGCCATCGACGCGGCGGAAGGCCGCGTGGTGAAGAAGCTGGAGGCGGCGCGCGAGCGCTTCCTGGCTGACCGCGCCGTCTTCGACCAGCTGGGCAAGGCCCTGGCGGCGTGGAAGCCGATCCGCGCCGAGATCGTCGAGATGATGAAGCAGGGCCGCAGCGTCGAGGCCGCCGACCTGACCAAGGGCGCGGCGGCCAAGCAGGCCGAGGTGATCCAGGGCCTGATGGCCTCGGCCATCGCGCTGGCCGCCGAGGACGCCGCCCGCTTCCGCGAGCGCGCCGAAAGCGAGCAGCGCAGCGCCGGCTTTTCCCTGCTGGCGTCGTTCCTGGCCTGCGCGGTGTTCGGCCTGTGGCTGGCCTTTTGGGTGACCCGCTCGCTGACCCGGCCGCTGGAGGCCTTGCGGGCCTGCATGGCCACCATGGCCACCGGCGATTACGGGGTCATGGTGCCGGGCGGCGAGCGCAAGGACGAGATCGGCGCCATGGCCCGCACGCTGGACGTCTTCGCCGAGAACGGCCGCCAGATGGGGCAATTGGCCGAGGAGCGCCGGCAGGCCGATTCCCGCGCCTCGGTGGAGCGCCGCGAATCCCGCCTGGCGCTCGCCTCCGAGTTCGAGGAGAAGGTCACCACCGTCATGACCCGGCTGTCCGAGGCGGCGGCCGAGATGAGCCGCGCCGCCCAATCCATGTCGGGCGTGGCCACCGAGGCCTCGGGGCAGGCCGGCTCGGCCCAAAGCGCCGCCGGCACCGCCTCGGACAACGTGCGGCAGGTGGCCGAGGCGGCCGAGGACCTGTCCCACTCCATCGCCGCCATCGAGCGGCAGGTGGCGGCCTCGTCCACCACCACCGCCGAGGCGGTGGGCAAGGCCGAGCGCGCCTCGGCCAACGTCGCCGGGCTGGCCAGCGCCGCCGGGCGCATCGGCCAGGTGGTGGAACTGATCACCACCATCGCCAAGCAGACCAACCTGCTGGCCTTGAACGCCACCATCGAGGCGGCCCGCGCCGGCGAGGCGGGCAAGGGCTTCGCCGTCGTGGCGGGCGAGGTCAAGAACCTCGCCAACCAGACGGCCAGGGCCACCGACGAGATCTCGTCGCAGATCGCCCAGGTCCAGGCGGCTACCGACGAGGCGGTGGGGGCCATCGGCGACATCGTGCGCACCATCGGCGAGATCAGCCGGGCGGTCGAATCCATCACCCAGGCGGTGGCCGAGCAGCAAAGCGCCACCCATCGCATCGCCGACAGCGTCGGACGGGCGGTGGGTGGCACCGAGGAGGTGGTGGGCAGCGTCGGCCGCGTCTCCGCCGCCGCCGCCCAGGCCGGCGACGCCGCCGCCCTGGTGCTGGGTCAGGCCGACGGCGTGGCGCGCCGCACCGACGACCTGATGGGCGAGGTGGGAGCCTTCATCGCCGGAATACGGAAGGGATGA
- a CDS encoding TetR/AcrR family transcriptional regulator — MTKTRTRSKPSAKREAILDAAQRLFLDEGYAATSMDAVAARAGVSKATIYAHFEGKDQLFAAIMHRRCEASFVFATPDDSFDAAKTFTTYGERLLTLLMTPDALALYRVVVAESVRTPELAQAFYDTGPTRGKAAISASVVRLQDRGELVAEVEPMVIADQFIGMLRAETYHRALLGLPVGRPLAETVAAAVQTLLRAYGTR, encoded by the coding sequence GTGACCAAAACCCGGACCCGATCCAAGCCCTCGGCCAAGCGCGAGGCCATCCTCGACGCCGCCCAGCGCCTGTTCCTGGACGAGGGCTACGCCGCCACCAGCATGGATGCGGTGGCCGCCCGCGCCGGCGTGTCCAAGGCGACCATCTACGCCCATTTCGAGGGCAAGGACCAGCTGTTCGCCGCCATCATGCACCGCCGATGCGAGGCGTCCTTCGTCTTCGCCACGCCCGACGACAGCTTCGACGCGGCCAAGACCTTCACCACCTATGGCGAGCGCCTGCTGACCCTGCTGATGACGCCCGACGCCCTGGCGCTGTACCGGGTGGTGGTGGCGGAATCGGTCCGTACGCCGGAACTGGCCCAGGCCTTCTACGATACCGGCCCGACCCGGGGCAAGGCGGCCATCTCCGCTTCGGTGGTCCGGCTGCAGGACCGGGGCGAACTGGTGGCCGAGGTGGAACCCATGGTGATCGCCGACCAGTTCATCGGCATGCTGCGGGCCGAAACCTATCACCGCGCCCTGCTGGGCCTGCCGGTGGGCCGCCCCCTGGCCGAGACCGTCGCCGCGGCGGTCCAGACCCTGCTGCGCGCCTACGGCACGCGGTAA